Within Candidatus Thorarchaeota archaeon, the genomic segment CTCACTCATTTGTGTTGCTTCTGTTGAAGGTGGAGGTGTCACCAGTGGTTGGTCATAATCCGCCTCAGGTTCGGTTCCGATCTCTTCCTCGTCTGTAGTGATGCTGGGTTCTGATGATGGCTCCAGCGGGCTCTCCTGTGGTGTCATAGTGTCTTCATAATCGTGCCAAGTAAATTCACTAGGTTCATCGGTCTCTGGAGTATGATCTTCAGCCTCTGAATGTATTGCAAATGCCTCATCAAGCACTCTGTCGATTTCAGCTATTGCATCTTTGAATGCATCGTCAGGTATGAATTTCGTTTCATCACTTTTTCTTGGTTCAGGCTCCTCTGTGGAGATATCATCCTCATAGGTTGTGGAACTCTCTGGCGTTATGATTGTCTCATCATCTTCAGGCGCAGTCTCGTGCTTTGTCTCCTCTGTAGACAGAGGCTCAGGCTCAACTAACTGGAAATCAGTACTGAAATCACGTGGCAATCCCTCCGGTGAGATATCGGCCTCACTCATCTCACCTGTCCGCTCAAGGGTCTCTAATGGTGATGACTCTTCGGGTTCTGCGTGGGGTGGAGTGACCTCATGAAATTGTGCTGGCTGTTCCGTTTCAATACGTGGGCCTTCATGATGCGAAACGAATTCGATCTCTGGTGCGGTCTTCATGCTCTCTTCTGTTGGTGACGGAGGGGTCATCTCAAAAGATGGGGTGGTATCAGTCAGGCGTGTTTCACTGGGGCTTGGTTCCCGCGCCTCAGGAACGGGAGGTGCCGGAGGTTCTTCTCGGTGCGGGGTGCCATAAAGGTCATCAGGATTACTTAGGGTGTCTGCAAGTGGTGAGGACTCGATCATTGTCTGTGTGTCCTCGAAGAAATCCACTGTTGGGCGTGCCGAAATTCTCCGTTTCTCTTCCTCTTGTGATGCAGCGAAAGTAACTCCTAAGGTATGTGTGAGGCATGACTTGCATCGTCTTGCAGCAGCTATCAACGCCTCATTTATGAATTGGGCGAGTGGTTTTGCACGATCCGGATTTAGTCGCGCCCACTCGATAAAACTGTCAACCATGCGAAGTGCATCACGCACTCCTAACCAATAATTCTCATCAGCATCGGAGGTCACTTGTAACACCACTTGCATCTACACGGTATATAGAGAAAAGGCTTGTGTCCGTGTAGTCCTGTGTTCTCTGATTAGCGCGCCTTTCAGCACACCGTTTCAGTACTCACTCTCGTGCTGCAAGCATCTCTTCGATTAGATTGTTGAACAATTTTGCAAGTTCTTTACGTTTGGCTGCAGTGAGGGATTTACCAACATAGAACATACGGGTGGGATAACCTGTACCGATATTCTTGCGAATCACAGTCCGATATTTCTTTTCAATTGCAGGATCTGGCTTTCGAAGGACAATTATGGCCGCAGTTGCGCCTCGAAATGTAAGAGACAGAAGGATGTCCATTGCTTTTCGTGTTGGGGACATCATGACCGCATGCACTTCTGAGGCTCCCGCCTCGACATCGGTCGATCCTATCTGGATACCGTCGACGGCTACAATATTCTCATTGATGGCGTCCATGACCTCGCGAAGTAGAGTATCATCGGGTCCTACTATTGTGATTTTGAAGAGGTAGCGTGCCTTTTTATCATTATTCGCCATGGGAAGAGTCTCCGTCAGCATCTGAAAGTGCCACATAGCCCCGATAATATATTGAAGAACCTATTGATAATTGTTGTGTGGGTGACGAGCGCTTGTCAGTGGCAACTTGATCAGCCTCGGGTTGAATGTCGCTGTGGCTTACATCGTCAGGTCACAACCAACGGTCCAAGCCTCCGAAATCGCATTATTTTTTTGCATAGATAGGGATATTGGGATATTGCTATAGACTCTTAAGAATACGCTAAGCCAAAAGAGTGGTGAATCTTATTGATAAGTGCAGATGATGTCGTAGAGGCGCTCCGACCTGTACAGGACCCTGAATATCCTATATCCATTGTTGATCCACGAATTAAGATAGTGGTTCCCGAATACGTGAAGGTCAATTCTGAAGAGAAGATCATTACTGTACTGTTCAAGCCAACTGCGCCGTACTGTCCAATGGGCGGACTGATAGGAGTGCTCATTCGTCATAGACTGGAGCAAGTCTGGCCTGAGTTTACAGTTCGTGTCAAAGTCCTTCCTGGCTCGCACAGTCAGGAGGCGGCAGTTAATGATATGATAAGTGACAACGAAAAATACCAAAACATTATTGCTCAGCTTCAGGAACGAAGTATGTTGTGAATGTTATGTATGAACTCGATCGCAATTATAGTACCCACTCGGCCACTGCAAAACTGATGATTATGTTTGGTATTATCATCTTCTTCGTCGGATTTGTCATCCACTTGTTTATGGGCTTGGACTGGGCGACGATCTCAAATTATCTTCCTGTGTGGCCCATCGCAATCACATTTGTCATCATGGTTTCGATACCTCTGGTCATAGTATTCCTTGTCTGGCCGTTGACTAAGATGGCCTCCGCGCGCTCATATTCTGAACCGACTCGTCTGGGTGCGATCTGTCCGGTATGTGGACGCCCTGTGCCTATCGATGCTGTGTACTGCCCCTATTGCGGGGAGCGAATCTCTCCCTCGGAAGACCGTAGTTATTAGTTAAGGATACGGGGAGTGGTGGTACGGGGCTCCAAATTACTCCTTTCAGTCCTGAAGACATTGATGCAATTTATGACATTGAATGTAGTTCGTTCGCTCGACCTTGGGAGAAAAAGATATTCACACTCTACAGTTCATATCCCGATGGTCTTGAGATTGAATCGGGCCACATATCCTATGGACGAGTATTGCGTGATGACAACGCGGTTGCTGGATATATTATCTGGAGTATCCACAGGCGATCTCTGTGGGGGCGTATTTTTAATATTGCAGTGAGAGCAGATGCGCGTGGTCGAGGGATCGGGACCACCCTGATGCAGTACGCGCTTCAGCACATGAAGATCACAGGAATGGCGCGGTGCAAACTGGAAGTGCGTGAGAGTAATACTGCTGCGCGACATTTGTACGAGTCTCTGCGTATGAGAAAAATAGGTCGCATCCCCAAGTACTATGGTGATGAGGATGCGATCGTTTACACAGTCGATCTTTAGGCTCGTTTTTTCTTGCGAATGATTCGAGGACCAATGATGTCGTGATAGAGCCTTATGTATCGAGGTTCGGTAGAGACAATGGCAAAGGGGGTTCCTTCTCCTTCAAGTCCTCCGATGACGATCTCTGCATCATCGCGGATAGCGACACTGGGTGGACTCTTCATCTCAAGGACTCGCCAACCCGCGGGTGGCTTGAAGGTGGGCTCGTCCTCAAGGCTCTCAGGAATGATGAGCACTTTTCGGGTCGGGCCTTCCACTTTTGCGAGCCTCTTCAGCTTCAGGCAGCTCGTTGAAGACACTGAGATCACAATCGATGACTTGGCGCGTGTTGCCATGTCAAACATATGAGCGCACATCTCTTCCTCCCCTGTCAGATACCATGTCTTAATATTGTCACCAGCAGTAAGAGCATCACTGGCCTCACGAATGGCTGTGACCGTTGTCTTGGACTCCTCTGCGACTATAGTGAGCTGAGTCATTGTTGACCCAAGTGCATTCCTCAGGCCATCGAGATTATTCTTGACGACGGTGGCCCAGTCCTTGAGCGACTTGTCAAACTCACTCTCTAGGTGTTGGATTACCTCATCACGCTTGGATTTTAGTTTGGATGTTTCCTCGCTTAAGGCCGTATTTACAACTGCTGCCGTATCTGACAGGCGTTCACTGGATGAGGAGATCTCGTTGCGAATGGCCTCGCTCAGTGTGTAGATGTCACTACTCAATCGTGTCTTTAGAGCAATGCCCGAGGACTCGAACTTTTTCATCACGCGCAGGTTCATTCCTTTGAGCGCTTCCTGTGCAGCCTCAAAGAGATTATCTCGGGTTTCCAGTATCTTTGCTCGTGTGCGGTCCACTGAGGTTTCGAATGTCGATACGGTAGTATCAAGTGTGGACTTGACCTCAGAGGCTTTACCCTCAAGTTGTCGGTCCACCTCCACGATCACATCGTCAAGGGCAACCGATGCCTGCTCAACAAGAGCCACTGATATGTTCTCGATGTTTCTCTGGACATTAGTGATTCCATCTTGTGAGCGTTCGACCTGTGATGAATTGCTCTCAGTGAAATCAGTTAATTGATCGCTGACCAATGACTCGACTTTGTTGATTAGTCCTAGTGACAGTTTCTCCACTTGCTGCACATTATCCGTTCCCTTTTCTAAGATTGCCTTAGACACATCAGAAGCTGCCCGTACAAGTCCCTGCTGAATCACTGTGACCTCGTTATCCATCTTGTCGCCAATGGTATTGACAGATGAGGCCACATTTGTCATTGTCGAATCGATCCACACTGCTGCAGCATCAAGGGACTCTATTGCCTCTGCGCGCCGTTGTCTGATACCTGAGAGCGCCGCGTCCTTGAGTTGATTACGTGACTGGACTAAGGCGGTCTCGCGCTCCGCAAGAGCAGAACCGTATGTTTCGAACTTACTTGCTGAAGACTTGCCGATCTTTGTGGACAGAGCATCCAGCTTCTTACTGACCTCTGCGACAAAATTCTGTTTATGGTCTGCCTCCTGTGAGAGGAATGCATCCGTTGCAGTTCGGGTCGTCATGACACTCTTCTTGAGCACACCTACTATGCTCTCTTGTGTTGTAGCCAGTCGTTCAGCAATATTGTCGCCCGCACCGCGAACAGATGTCTCGAACTCATGCGTGAGCTGAACAAGGTTCTCACCGACTTGCCGAACCGTTCCCGACTCGATCTCTCGGAGGCTTGTTTCAATGCCCTCTAGTACACTCTGGATCTGCATCAGTGTCTGGTGTAAACCAGATGTGACCTGTTCACGATGAGTGACAGTCAGATCTTCGAGCGCCTTTCGAGCGGTCTCTGCGGACTCAATCACCTCATCTATCTTACTGCCTATCTCTGAGGCATATTCTTGTTGGAGCTTGAGAGAGTCATCGTGTAGTGTTGACATCTCTTGTTTGACCGCCTCTTTGAATGATGTGTGAGTGGACTTTATGAGATCGCGTGCTTCCAGTGTCTGATTTGAGAGGAAGCCGTTAAACGAGACCTCGAGTCCTTGGACCAATGAGATAAACTGCTGAGTGAGTTCATCGATCTGGACATGAAATTCCTGTCGTATCCCGTCTGCATGTCTGTCAAGCCGGCCCAATTGATCTGCAAGCGCGGTCTCGATCTCTGTGTCTACCCGACTGACATGAGAGCGAATAGTTGCAATGCTCTGGCCAAGTCGCTCATCAAGCCGAGTGTTGATCCCCTCGTAGAGTGATTTTGTCTTCTCGGCCTGAGTGGAAATCTGGTTTGAGAATCTATTGAGGATGTCATCCAATTGGTCAACAAACGAGCTCTCAAAATCATCAGCGAATTTTTGAGCGCCCGAGAGCACGGTCGAATTACGTGTCTTGGTAGAGGCTACAATTGATCCAAAGGCGGAACGAAGGCGACTGTCCAGATTCTCGACCAGTGCAGTGAGTTCATTGACCTCTGTGTCAAGTACTGTTGAGACGTCTGTGGCCGCCTGCGAAATATGTTTTCCAATCTGTTTCTGGGTACGTTTGACTCCGGAATCAAGTGATGCAAGCAGAGTTTCGCGAGCCTCTTTGAGACGTTCCTGATCGCTCTGGTTCTGCGCTTGAAGCATATTGACAACAGCAGAACGCGAGTCTGTGATCAATGTGTCAAAGTCTTTGCGAATTGAGGCGACAAGATTACGAACCTGAGAATACTCGTCAGAGAGCAGAGTGGAAGTCGTTTCTAGATATTGTGAGAGTGTGTTCTCCATACCATCAAGATAGGATGCATCAACCGACGCAATCTGTTTTAGATGATTGGTCACGGTCTGAGAGGCACTCTCTACAAGGGATACGGCCTCGTTCTTCCACGACTCTATGTCGGAGTGCATGACCTTTGTCACTTCAAGTGCCTGATTCATCTTTGTCGTGACCGATTCGGCATACTCTTCATTTATCTGGGACATCTTGGAGAGGATTTCCTGAAGTAACCCACTGACTTGATTGTATACCTGTGCAAGCTGTGAATTGATGTGTACAAGATTGCTGTCGATTTCCATAGCGGCCGAACGTAGTATCTCCAGAGCAGGCTCGGTTGCGGTCGTTGCCTTGGCCTTTAGATCCTCCGCAATTACTGAAATGACCTCTTCAATTCGTTTCTGATACGAGGTCATAATGGTGTCTGCAACTGTACGTGTGTTTTCGATGAACTTTTCCGCACGGTTGAGAAATGAGTGGAGCAGTTCTTTTGATGTGGCCTCCTCTGAGGCAAGAAAGTCGTGAAAGTCGTTATTGATCATGGTGACCGTTTCGTTGAATGTCTGTTGAGTGGCATCAAGCTCTTTCATCAGATCTGACAGAACAGAACCCAGTCTATCATCTAGTGAGGCCTCAAGGGTCTTGAGTGTCTGTTCAGCTGTCGAGAAGAACCCCGCGATAGATTCCGAGGCCACCTTGACCATCGTATCGACTTGGGTCTTTACAATCCTCTGGGTTGCAGAGTCATATGAGTCCAAGTGCAGACGAAGATTTTTCATGCGCTCCTTTCTTGCGTCAGTGATTACTTGGAGAGTTTCATCTGTCGCCTTCACGCCCTCTGCCACAACTCCCTCTGTCTTCTCCCCCAACATCATCATTTCTTCAGCCACACCCGCCAGTACATCTGC encodes:
- a CDS encoding iron-sulfur cluster assembly protein, producing the protein MISADDVVEALRPVQDPEYPISIVDPRIKIVVPEYVKVNSEEKIITVLFKPTAPYCPMGGLIGVLIRHRLEQVWPEFTVRVKVLPGSHSQEAAVNDMISDNEKYQNIIAQLQERSML
- a CDS encoding zinc ribbon domain-containing protein — translated: MYELDRNYSTHSATAKLMIMFGIIIFFVGFVIHLFMGLDWATISNYLPVWPIAITFVIMVSIPLVIVFLVWPLTKMASARSYSEPTRLGAICPVCGRPVPIDAVYCPYCGERISPSEDRSY
- a CDS encoding GNAT family N-acetyltransferase, with the translated sequence MYDIECSSFARPWEKKIFTLYSSYPDGLEIESGHISYGRVLRDDNAVAGYIIWSIHRRSLWGRIFNIAVRADARGRGIGTTLMQYALQHMKITGMARCKLEVRESNTAARHLYESLRMRKIGRIPKYYGDEDAIVYTVDL